The DNA region TATATACTATAATAGGAATATTCACTTCATTAGCAATAGTTAAATAATGCTCGATTAAACCTTTTTGTGTAGTTTTATTGTAGTATGGAGTAACAATTAAAAGTCCATCTGCTCCAACTTTTTCAGCGTAAATGCTAAGTTCAATTGCATGTTTAGTATTGTTGCTGCCTGTACCGGCTATAACAGGTATTCTTTTATTAACTTTTTCAACTGTAAATTTTATTGTTTGTTTTTGTTCTTCATCAGTCATAGTTGAAGCTTCTCCTGTAGTACCACATATAATTATTGCATCTGTATGGTTATCAATATGCCATTCTATTAATTCTCCAAGTTTGTCAAAATCAATCTGTCCGTTTTTATAAGGTGTAACTAAAGCAACACCAGAGCCTGTGAATAAAGTCATAATATACCCCCTTAAATATTAATTTAAATTTTTAATTCAAACCTTAAAGTTGATTGATAAGTAATTCTGCGATTTGTACTGTGTTTGTAGCTGCTCCTTTTCTAATATTGTCAGCAACTACCCACAAGTTAATACCGTTTTCAACACTAAAGTCTCTTCTTATTCTACCTACATATACTTCATCTGTTCCCTCAGCATTTATAGGCATAGGATAAACATTGTTTTTTACATCATCTTGTACAATTACCCCATTTGCACTTCTAAGTATTTCATAAATTTCATCTAACTTAAAAGAGTTTTCGAATTCTAAATTAACTGATACACTGTGCCCATATCTTACTGGTATTCTTACAGTAGTAGCTGTAATTTTTAAGTTGTAATCATTTAATATTTTTTTAGTTTCTTCTATCATTTTCATTTCTTCTTTAGTATAACCATTTTCTAAAAATACATCGATATGTGGTAAGCAGTTAAATGCAATAGGGTGAGGATATTTTTTAGGTTCTGAACCTTTAAGTCCCATATCCAAATCTTTAATTCCACCTAAGCCAGATCCTGAAACTGCTTGATAAGTAGAATATATAATTCTTTTTATTTTAAAAGCATCATGTAGTGGTTTTAGTGGTACTACACATTGTATAGTTGAACAATTTGGATTAGCAATAATTCCTTGATGCCAATTAATATCTTGAGGATTTACTTCAGGTACTATTAGAGGAACTTCTTTGTGCATTCTCCAAGCACTACTATTATCTACTACGATAACCCCTTTTTCTTTAGCTATAGGTGCAAATTTTTTACTAACTTCACTACCTGCAGAAAACAATGCTATATCTATATCGGCATTGAAAGAATCTTCTGTTAGTTCTTGTACAGTGTATTCTTTGACTCTAAATTTAAGTTTTGTACCTTTGGATTTAGATGAAGCAAATAAGTAAAGATCTTTTACTGGAAAATTCCTTTCTTCTAATATTTTAATAAAGGTTCTTCCAACCATGCCTGTCGCGCCTACTATGGCAATGTTAAACTTTTTCATAATAATCACCTCTAAAATAGATTTACTAAATAATAATGTAGAAAGCAAAAAGTGTTATTATTATTATAATATTATTTTATAACAGATTAAGTGCTTAATAAATAGAACTATTTGAATTGAATGAATAAAAAATATAAAATGGTTATAGAAATGTAGTATGTGGAGGGATAAGATGTCAAATAAATTGAATGCAATTGGTGAAGAAATGAAAGTGATAAGGAGGGAATTACACAAAATACCAGAGATTGGACTTAATGAGCATAAAACATCTAATTATATAATAGAAAAACTTAAGAAATATGGATTTAACATTGAAAGAGCTGCTAAAACTGGTATAGTAGCTTATAAAAAAGGGAGAACCTTAAAAAAAGCAATAGCATTTAGAGCAGATATGGATGGGCTCAGAGTTAATGAACAAACAGGTGTGAGTTATTCTTCAAATGAAAATGGAATGATGCATGCTTGTGGTCATGATGGTCATATGGCAATTTTGTTGGGGTTAGCAAGTTATTTATCGGATCTTGAGCTTGATAGAGATATAATACTTTTATTTCAACCAGCTGAAGAAGGACCAGGAGGAGCTGAAATAATTGTAAAAGAAGGTATTTTAGAAAAATACAATGTAGAATATATTTTTGGGCTTCATATATTACCTGATTTAGAGCAAGGCAAAATAGGAATAACGCCAGGACCAATGATGGCACAAACTGGAGAGTTTGATATTAAAATTACATCTAAGGGTGGGCATGGAGCAATGCCACATACAGCTATAGACAGTATATATGTTGCATCTCAATTGGTAAATAGCTATCAAAGTATAATTAGTAGGAATATTGAACCTATTGAAGGATGTGTGTTAACGATAGGTAAAATTGAAGGAGGAAAAGCGAGAAATATTATTGCTGATAATGTTAGATTAGAAGGTACAATAAGAGCATTTAATACAGAGGTATATAGAAAAATTAAAGAAAGAATGGTAGAAATTAATTTTGGATTAGAAAAAATGTTTAATGTTAATATTCATATGGAAATAAGGGATATGTATCCGCCAGTCGTAAATGATTATAAACTATTCGAGATTTTTAAGGATATGTTCAAAGACACTATTAAAATAATTAAACCTATGATGATTTCTGAGGATTTTTCATATTATCAAAGAGAAATATCAGGTCTTTTCTTTATGTTGGGTTCAAGAAATGAAGAAAAAGGATTCATACATCCTTTACACAGTTGTTATTTTAATTTTGATGAGGAGATTTTAAAAATAGGATTAGACATCTTTTTGAAAATCTGCAAATATTTTGGTGTTATAAGTGAGTATTAATATTAAGGGGGTCAATTAATTGAATAATGAATTGAATGTTGAATCAAAACTGACTATTTTAGGAACTAACATATTCTATTTGTTAGTAGGAATAATTTTACTTGCAATAGGTTCATTAGTACAGAGCTGGGATATTTATAAAGGATTAATAATTACAGAATATATTATTATTTTATTGCCTGTATTGATATATTTAAAAATTAAAGGACAATCGTTAAAGGAAGTACTTAGACTTAACAAACTTTCTTTAAAACAGATACTGTTAATACCTATAATAGTAATTTTATCATATCCGATTGGTGCATTTTTGAATTTGATTGCTATGATTTTTTTGAGTTT from Caloranaerobacter ferrireducens includes:
- a CDS encoding M20 metallopeptidase family protein, with product MSNKLNAIGEEMKVIRRELHKIPEIGLNEHKTSNYIIEKLKKYGFNIERAAKTGIVAYKKGRTLKKAIAFRADMDGLRVNEQTGVSYSSNENGMMHACGHDGHMAILLGLASYLSDLELDRDIILLFQPAEEGPGGAEIIVKEGILEKYNVEYIFGLHILPDLEQGKIGITPGPMMAQTGEFDIKITSKGGHGAMPHTAIDSIYVASQLVNSYQSIISRNIEPIEGCVLTIGKIEGGKARNIIADNVRLEGTIRAFNTEVYRKIKERMVEINFGLEKMFNVNIHMEIRDMYPPVVNDYKLFEIFKDMFKDTIKIIKPMMISEDFSYYQREISGLFFMLGSRNEEKGFIHPLHSCYFNFDEEILKIGLDIFLKICKYFGVISEY
- a CDS encoding aspartate-semialdehyde dehydrogenase; protein product: MKKFNIAIVGATGMVGRTFIKILEERNFPVKDLYLFASSKSKGTKLKFRVKEYTVQELTEDSFNADIDIALFSAGSEVSKKFAPIAKEKGVIVVDNSSAWRMHKEVPLIVPEVNPQDINWHQGIIANPNCSTIQCVVPLKPLHDAFKIKRIIYSTYQAVSGSGLGGIKDLDMGLKGSEPKKYPHPIAFNCLPHIDVFLENGYTKEEMKMIEETKKILNDYNLKITATTVRIPVRYGHSVSVNLEFENSFKLDEIYEILRSANGVIVQDDVKNNVYPMPINAEGTDEVYVGRIRRDFSVENGINLWVVADNIRKGAATNTVQIAELLINQL